The following are from one region of the Rhodopirellula sp. P2 genome:
- a CDS encoding SGNH/GDSL hydrolase family protein, whose product MSTQLPSTSRPANFRRRLLFLAALIVFIGVPAYLEFKLRRPVGEGPAGPRISIEPFESAWTERRVHLLGIGDSVTRGLGANSKSHSYFERLRQNPKDEWPDMRGKHLSAVLPNLSVSNVAVSGSTSLDHERIIETEIEPFDADVFDSLDEGTPELSHRNASALTSLGRWHSSQSEIDARLVGIPSQSNLAWTD is encoded by the coding sequence ATGAGCACCCAGTTGCCCTCGACCAGCAGACCAGCAAACTTCCGCAGGCGACTCTTGTTTCTCGCCGCGTTGATCGTTTTCATCGGTGTCCCGGCGTACTTGGAATTCAAACTTCGACGTCCCGTCGGAGAGGGACCAGCCGGTCCACGGATTTCGATTGAACCGTTCGAATCCGCTTGGACTGAGCGCCGAGTGCATCTGCTCGGGATCGGCGACAGCGTCACGCGAGGCCTGGGGGCGAACTCGAAATCACATTCTTACTTCGAACGCTTGCGCCAGAATCCAAAGGACGAATGGCCGGACATGCGAGGCAAGCATTTGTCCGCGGTCCTGCCGAATCTGAGCGTTTCCAACGTCGCGGTTTCCGGGTCCACTTCGCTGGACCATGAACGCATCATCGAGACGGAAATCGAACCATTCGATGCGGATGTGTTTGATTCATTGGACGAAGGCACGCCAGAACTGAGTCACCGAAATGCCTCCGCTCTGACGTCGCTTGGTCGTTGGCATTCGTCTCAGTCGGAGATCGACGCCAGGCTCGTTGGCATCCCTTCGCAATCGAATTTGGCTTGGACGGATTGA
- a CDS encoding DUF1559 domain-containing protein: MKSIPPPTRRERSRDAFTLVELLVVIAIIGILIALLLPAVQAAREAARRMSCSNNMKQIALATHNYESSFKCIPAMTGSSSFSAQARVLPYIEQAGLSELIDFEQPLLTGPPWASSFNPALREAVEKVVPTFLCPSDVGDPKFSTTFADGTNGYSGGLSYMFSYGSGTDTHYDDRYRTDGMVWENSWAKFRDCLDGTSQTVLLAETVMGDQTSGLTEPTPAGPHRRIANWSGTSANTAPNPGFVDGGTLILNPDLETVFPAKISSYTGNRGSCWIRGVPYATVINGYMTPNSSIPDVGMHGRGFYSSRSYHTGGSMHAMLDGSVHFLTDSIDRTLYHALFSRDGKEVVQWP, from the coding sequence ATGAAATCCATTCCACCTCCAACACGACGCGAACGATCTCGCGACGCGTTCACATTGGTTGAACTGCTGGTGGTCATTGCCATCATCGGCATTTTGATCGCCCTGCTGTTGCCGGCCGTCCAAGCCGCTCGCGAAGCGGCGCGACGCATGTCGTGCAGCAACAACATGAAACAAATCGCGTTGGCGACACACAACTACGAGAGCTCGTTCAAATGCATCCCTGCGATGACGGGATCCAGCAGCTTCTCCGCTCAAGCTCGCGTGCTGCCTTACATCGAACAGGCCGGCCTGAGTGAATTGATCGACTTTGAACAACCGTTGCTGACCGGCCCTCCTTGGGCGTCAAGCTTCAATCCGGCTCTTCGCGAAGCCGTTGAAAAGGTGGTCCCAACGTTCCTCTGCCCCAGCGATGTCGGTGACCCGAAATTCAGCACCACGTTTGCGGACGGAACCAACGGCTATTCCGGCGGCCTGAGCTACATGTTCAGTTACGGCAGCGGAACCGACACCCACTACGACGATCGCTATCGAACCGACGGGATGGTGTGGGAGAACTCCTGGGCCAAATTCCGCGATTGCTTGGACGGCACCAGCCAAACCGTGCTACTAGCCGAAACGGTGATGGGCGATCAAACCAGCGGCCTGACCGAACCCACACCCGCAGGGCCACATCGCCGGATCGCGAACTGGAGTGGCACGTCGGCCAACACCGCCCCCAATCCAGGGTTCGTGGACGGTGGCACGTTGATCCTGAATCCGGATTTAGAAACGGTCTTCCCCGCGAAAATCAGTTCTTACACCGGTAATCGGGGGTCATGCTGGATCCGGGGTGTGCCCTACGCCACCGTGATCAACGGCTACATGACACCAAACTCGTCGATCCCCGATGTGGGCATGCACGGTCGCGGGTTTTATTCCTCGCGGTCCTATCACACCGGCGGTTCGATGCACGCGATGCTGGACGGCAGCGTTCACTTCTTGACCGATTCGATCGACCGAACGCTGTACCACGCCTTGTTTTCACGCGACGGCAAAGAGGTTGTTCAGTGGCCGTGA
- a CDS encoding alkyl/aryl-sulfatase, protein MSIDLKALLLLFFSTLATGVVQGDTQVDPKLALKMLNSQQQQFQKGVVQVTDNVFTAVGFHGANTSMIVGTDGVIIIDTLMGPSSAKAALQALRAHSDKPVKAILYTHSHGDHIGGASAFVGDEMPDIYGTQNFGSAEGATQAAGPVKQKRNVRQFGRKLSPVESTNRGVAPALTADGDGGKGFLPPTIKIPDNGLKTTIADVEIEMHIAPGETDDAMFIWLPNEKVLFSGDNFYSSFPNLYAIRGTAYRDVLNWSQSVAKMAEFQPHCVVPGHTMPILDADAAVTALTDYSQAIRSVYDQTVRGINAGKSPDQIAHEVELHADLKDKPYLIEFYGSVPHAVRAIYSGLLGWFDGNPTTLNPLEPKTKAHKIAELAGGTDRLTEQMQAALDQGDYQWALELSDHLKWLDDGDRKLARKVKIAALRGLAAQEYNAPNRNYYLSYANELESGELSEIWF, encoded by the coding sequence ATGTCGATCGACCTCAAAGCACTGTTGCTGTTGTTTTTTTCCACGCTCGCAACCGGAGTTGTCCAGGGGGACACACAGGTGGATCCAAAGCTCGCCTTGAAGATGCTGAATTCACAGCAGCAGCAATTTCAGAAAGGCGTGGTCCAGGTCACCGACAACGTGTTCACAGCCGTTGGATTCCACGGTGCCAACACGTCGATGATTGTCGGCACGGATGGTGTCATCATCATCGACACCTTGATGGGCCCCTCGAGCGCCAAAGCCGCCTTGCAGGCTTTGCGTGCCCACAGTGACAAACCCGTCAAAGCGATTCTTTACACGCACAGCCATGGCGACCATATCGGCGGTGCCAGTGCGTTTGTCGGCGATGAGATGCCGGACATTTATGGGACTCAAAACTTCGGATCTGCTGAGGGCGCGACCCAAGCAGCTGGACCAGTCAAGCAAAAACGAAACGTGCGTCAGTTCGGCCGAAAGCTCTCGCCGGTGGAGAGCACGAATCGTGGGGTCGCCCCCGCTCTGACGGCAGACGGCGATGGTGGAAAAGGCTTTCTACCGCCCACGATCAAGATTCCGGACAATGGGCTGAAAACGACGATTGCGGACGTCGAGATTGAGATGCACATCGCCCCCGGCGAAACCGACGATGCGATGTTCATCTGGCTGCCCAACGAGAAGGTCTTGTTCTCAGGGGACAACTTCTACAGTTCGTTTCCCAATCTGTACGCGATTCGCGGGACGGCGTATCGAGACGTGCTGAACTGGTCTCAGAGCGTCGCGAAAATGGCTGAGTTTCAACCTCACTGCGTGGTGCCCGGGCACACGATGCCAATCCTGGATGCCGACGCCGCTGTGACCGCACTGACGGATTACAGCCAAGCGATCCGAAGCGTGTATGACCAAACCGTTCGCGGCATCAATGCTGGCAAGAGCCCTGACCAAATCGCTCACGAAGTCGAACTGCACGCCGACCTGAAAGACAAACCGTACCTGATTGAGTTCTATGGATCGGTGCCTCACGCCGTGCGAGCGATCTACTCAGGCTTGCTCGGTTGGTTCGATGGGAACCCCACGACACTCAATCCCTTGGAACCGAAAACCAAAGCTCACAAGATCGCCGAGCTTGCGGGAGGCACGGACCGGCTGACCGAACAAATGCAAGCTGCCTTGGACCAGGGCGACTATCAATGGGCACTGGAACTGTCAGACCACCTGAAATGGCTCGATGACGGCGACCGAAAACTGGCTCGCAAAGTCAAAATCGCAGCCCTGCGAGGGTTGGCCGCCCAGGAATACAACGCCCCCAACCGGAACTATTACTTGAGCTACGCCAACGAGCTTGAATCCGGTGAGTTGAGCGAAATCTGGTTCTAG
- a CDS encoding SDR family oxidoreductase, with protein MMKVAITSASGQLGGDIAKATLQVLGKDKVIGLARTPSKASSLGIEIRPGDYNSPSDLENSLEGIQHVLLVSGMDAPEKRIGQHRNVIEAAKRAGVSKIVYTSIQGAEEGTAFSPVVQSNRQTETDLRNSGLDWVIGRNGIYIEPDVEYIDNYKQRGEIANCAGDEKCGYTTRPELAYAYARMLTEPKHNGQTFNLHGEAITQQQLTAYLNDAFGTNLSFRSMSVQEYRDDRTKELGEFLGNIIAGIYEGIRNGAANNESQFAQAAGREHQSWESYFDGLKSRSIA; from the coding sequence ATCATGAAAGTCGCAATCACTTCCGCCAGCGGCCAGCTGGGTGGCGACATCGCCAAGGCAACCCTCCAAGTCTTGGGAAAAGACAAGGTCATCGGCCTGGCGCGGACACCCAGCAAAGCCAGTTCGCTGGGGATTGAAATTCGCCCCGGCGACTACAACTCGCCCTCCGACCTGGAAAACTCACTTGAAGGCATCCAGCACGTCTTGCTGGTGTCCGGCATGGACGCTCCCGAGAAACGCATCGGACAACATCGCAACGTCATCGAAGCAGCGAAGCGGGCGGGTGTCAGCAAGATTGTTTACACCAGCATTCAGGGTGCTGAAGAAGGCACCGCGTTTTCGCCCGTGGTGCAAAGCAACCGGCAAACCGAAACGGATCTCCGCAACAGTGGGCTGGACTGGGTGATCGGTCGCAATGGCATCTACATCGAGCCCGACGTGGAATACATCGACAACTACAAACAGCGAGGCGAGATTGCGAACTGCGCTGGTGATGAGAAGTGTGGTTACACAACACGCCCTGAGCTGGCCTACGCCTATGCGAGAATGCTGACGGAACCGAAACACAACGGGCAAACGTTCAACCTGCATGGCGAAGCGATCACTCAGCAGCAATTGACGGCCTATCTGAACGACGCATTTGGAACCAACCTGAGCTTCCGGTCCATGTCGGTCCAGGAATATCGCGACGACCGCACGAAGGAGCTGGGTGAATTCCTGGGCAACATCATTGCGGGCATCTACGAGGGGATCCGCAACGGAGCAGCGAACAACGAGAGCCAGTTTGCTCAGGCGGCCGGGCGTGAACACCAAAGCTGGGAATCGTATTTCGATGGCCTGAAGTCGCGATCGATCGCTTGA
- a CDS encoding SDR family NAD(P)-dependent oxidoreductase gives MAIAKRIAADGATTIIDARSEASVEKASGEIRKELPDAKRVSPVADNGTTDGIAKTIQEHPQVDILINNLGVFEAVDFFDLTDKQWNESFEINANRSANSVTNPRSPGLTHSVRFHRDQIVFHLMHDFHSGRPLTRCQSALKTVSERLEVR, from the coding sequence ATGGCAATCGCCAAACGGATCGCAGCGGACGGCGCGACCACCATCATCGACGCTCGCAGCGAAGCGAGCGTTGAAAAAGCGAGCGGTGAAATTCGCAAAGAACTGCCGGACGCAAAACGCGTGAGCCCGGTCGCCGACAACGGTACCACCGATGGGATCGCCAAGACAATCCAAGAGCATCCCCAGGTCGACATCCTGATCAACAACCTCGGAGTCTTTGAAGCGGTTGATTTCTTCGATCTGACGGACAAGCAATGGAACGAAAGCTTTGAGATCAACGCGAATCGCAGTGCGAATTCAGTCACGAATCCAAGATCACCTGGACTCACGCACTCCGTTCGCTTCCATCGCGATCAGATTGTCTTTCATTTGATGCATGACTTTCATTCCGGTCGCCCACTCACCCGCTGTCAGTCCGCCTTGAAGACTGTCTCGGAGCGACTGGAAGTGCGGTAA
- a CDS encoding putative glycoside hydrolase codes for MRRSQCIVPVVVVVSACWLAGCFAAEVNNTLAAPDEGSGTVHGSTAAPRPPFSWGRVPLYMHLRKATDFTPEELEYLSGFPLITLEKTTGSRTHGSTEAGSLAAAKAIKSVNEDACVLYYRNVMCNYSGYKTNDGLRDIPGAFLQGKDGNRKLHRGVREIYDLSNPDVRRWWVDHCVEMASHDEIDGIFLDGNIKALEPAFLRAEIGAERKQEVTDGYFLMMQDLKDRIPPNKMLLANVIRARLTDSGLDTMRYFDGSYLEGIESQANGLTRVEYLAKGIDAVQAAARQGKVIAMSIGLGDAALTGLKMDDSRKKVARGANIQPRLEYCLALFLICAEKYSYFLPHDGYSVNNNDSAVWLTRFPEYDKPLGPPKGPAVKAGTTYTREFESASVFLDIEKQTAKITWKEAR; via the coding sequence ATGAGAAGAAGTCAATGCATCGTGCCAGTGGTGGTTGTCGTCTCCGCGTGTTGGCTCGCCGGTTGTTTCGCTGCTGAAGTGAACAACACGCTTGCTGCCCCCGACGAGGGCAGCGGAACGGTCCATGGCAGCACCGCTGCGCCTCGACCTCCATTCAGTTGGGGGCGAGTCCCTTTGTACATGCACCTTCGAAAGGCGACTGATTTCACGCCCGAAGAGTTGGAGTACTTGAGCGGATTCCCATTGATCACCCTGGAGAAGACCACAGGAAGCCGGACCCATGGCTCCACCGAGGCGGGGTCTCTCGCCGCAGCCAAAGCGATCAAGTCCGTCAATGAGGACGCGTGTGTTCTGTACTACCGAAATGTCATGTGCAACTATTCCGGCTACAAGACCAACGACGGGTTGAGGGACATTCCCGGAGCATTCTTGCAGGGCAAAGACGGCAACCGAAAGCTGCATCGTGGCGTTCGGGAAATCTACGACCTGTCCAATCCTGATGTGCGTCGATGGTGGGTCGATCACTGTGTGGAAATGGCAAGCCACGATGAGATCGACGGGATTTTTTTGGACGGCAACATCAAGGCCCTTGAACCAGCCTTCCTTCGTGCGGAAATCGGAGCCGAGCGAAAGCAGGAAGTCACGGACGGTTACTTCTTGATGATGCAAGACCTGAAGGACCGGATTCCACCCAACAAGATGCTGTTGGCCAATGTCATCCGAGCCAGGCTGACAGATTCTGGTTTGGACACGATGCGGTACTTTGACGGATCCTACTTGGAAGGCATCGAGAGCCAAGCCAATGGCCTGACACGGGTGGAGTATTTGGCGAAAGGGATTGATGCCGTTCAGGCAGCCGCACGTCAGGGGAAGGTCATTGCGATGTCGATTGGCCTGGGCGACGCGGCGCTCACAGGGCTCAAAATGGATGACAGTCGCAAGAAAGTGGCTCGGGGGGCCAACATTCAGCCACGCCTGGAGTATTGCTTGGCGCTGTTCTTGATCTGCGCTGAAAAGTACAGCTACTTCCTTCCTCATGATGGATACAGCGTGAACAACAACGACAGCGCCGTGTGGCTCACCCGTTTCCCAGAATACGACAAGCCCTTGGGGCCGCCCAAGGGACCTGCGGTGAAGGCTGGCACCACCTACACGCGCGAGTTTGAATCAGCGAGCGTCTTTCTGGATATCGAAAAGCAAACCGCAAAGATCACTTGGAAGGAAGCGAGATGA
- a CDS encoding DUF4332 domain-containing protein, with protein sequence MFEFLKRFPLRRRSPVSPTHLTRGNQMSGQQSAAGHELSGSVKLKLQLPPAAADLRSIAQPSVAPAAMVMQSTESVGSAVPSPAIPESSTSVVSPVGRPSRLRSSHRERLFAMRIEHLQICNEKRCRLLAKVGVVTAGDLACCNPELISRQYKSPQRALRSIKRLRAAVRLAVAIDGMMPRDALILVAIHRRSVASLARESAAVLHRDLERFSLSSRGQRLVGHRGVPSLRRVKSWVGQCEQLVAHWIQTHPAETQVAA encoded by the coding sequence ATGTTCGAGTTTTTGAAACGTTTTCCTCTGCGTCGTCGGTCCCCTGTCTCACCGACCCATCTGACTCGCGGCAATCAAATGAGTGGGCAGCAGTCTGCTGCTGGTCATGAATTGTCCGGCAGCGTGAAGTTGAAATTGCAGCTTCCGCCAGCCGCTGCGGATCTGCGCTCCATCGCCCAGCCAAGTGTGGCTCCCGCCGCAATGGTGATGCAAAGCACCGAGTCCGTTGGAAGTGCCGTCCCTTCACCAGCCATCCCTGAGTCTTCCACTTCGGTGGTGTCGCCGGTTGGTCGTCCGTCACGACTTCGCAGCAGCCATCGTGAACGCCTCTTTGCGATGCGGATCGAGCACCTGCAAATTTGCAACGAGAAACGCTGCCGGTTGCTGGCAAAGGTTGGCGTGGTCACAGCGGGTGATTTGGCGTGCTGCAATCCCGAACTGATTTCGCGTCAGTACAAATCGCCGCAACGCGCCCTGCGTTCGATCAAACGTTTGCGTGCGGCTGTGCGATTGGCGGTTGCGATCGATGGCATGATGCCTCGCGATGCATTGATTCTGGTCGCGATTCATCGCCGCAGCGTGGCCTCGTTGGCCCGTGAGTCAGCCGCCGTGTTGCATCGCGATTTGGAGCGGTTTTCGCTCAGCAGTCGCGGTCAGCGATTGGTGGGGCACCGAGGGGTTCCGAGTTTGCGCCGCGTCAAAAGTTGGGTGGGGCAGTGCGAGCAGTTGGTCGCTCACTGGATTCAAACGCACCCTGCCGAAACGCAGGTTGCGGCATAG
- a CDS encoding TIGR01212 family radical SAM protein (This family includes YhcC from E. coli K-12, an uncharacterized radical SAM protein.), with protein MPPGLAGWFPTSPRYNSAMQSPSEPSSSDRSAAPAPNPTIVPDHSRLAWQAEGARFNAFGKSLRRRHGGRIQRVSIDAGFTCPNVDGAVTTGGCNFCDNRSFSPSRRVRLQRVADQLSEQIGRVQKRYNDVRGFIAYFQPATNTYAPIEQLREIFDLALHSDDRIVGLAVGTRPDCVPDSVLDLLQELAVDHDVSLEFGMQTVHDESLEWMNRAHTHADMINAIDRSRGRGFECCSHIILGVPREDHAMMMESAVEIGRLGFDAIKLHNLYSVRGTPLGEEVLAGKIQMMQREDYVRTVVDFLERIPPEVIVERVSGDAPPNYLIEPKWCADKQNIRREIEAEFERRDSRQGDHFVPPEVPPMQRPRPADATPESIRNRIDTRGRLPVLKMQ; from the coding sequence ATGCCCCCGGGCCTCGCCGGTTGGTTTCCAACGTCTCCGCGGTACAATTCCGCGATGCAATCACCCTCTGAGCCATCCTCCTCCGATCGTTCCGCTGCTCCCGCTCCCAATCCGACGATCGTTCCCGATCACTCCCGGTTGGCTTGGCAGGCAGAGGGTGCTCGGTTCAACGCATTTGGAAAATCGCTTCGGCGACGACACGGCGGGCGAATCCAGCGTGTCAGCATCGATGCCGGGTTCACGTGCCCCAACGTGGACGGAGCTGTCACGACGGGCGGCTGCAATTTTTGCGACAACCGCTCCTTCAGTCCATCACGCCGCGTGCGATTGCAGCGCGTCGCGGATCAACTGAGCGAACAAATCGGCCGCGTTCAAAAACGCTACAACGACGTCCGTGGTTTCATTGCCTACTTCCAACCAGCAACGAACACCTACGCTCCCATCGAGCAACTGCGAGAGATCTTTGACCTGGCGTTGCATTCGGACGATCGAATCGTGGGCTTGGCCGTCGGGACTCGGCCCGATTGCGTTCCCGACAGCGTCCTGGATCTGCTCCAAGAACTGGCCGTTGACCACGACGTGTCGCTGGAATTTGGGATGCAGACCGTTCATGACGAGTCGCTCGAGTGGATGAATCGGGCTCATACCCACGCCGACATGATCAACGCGATCGATCGATCCCGTGGTCGCGGATTTGAGTGTTGCTCACACATCATCTTGGGCGTGCCCCGAGAAGATCACGCGATGATGATGGAATCGGCAGTTGAAATCGGTCGTCTGGGTTTCGATGCGATCAAGCTTCATAACCTGTACAGCGTTCGCGGAACGCCGCTTGGGGAAGAAGTCCTGGCAGGCAAAATTCAGATGATGCAACGTGAGGACTACGTTCGCACCGTCGTCGATTTCCTGGAACGCATTCCACCGGAGGTGATCGTCGAACGTGTCAGTGGCGACGCGCCGCCAAACTATCTGATCGAACCCAAATGGTGCGCCGACAAACAGAACATTCGCCGAGAGATTGAAGCGGAATTTGAACGTCGCGATTCACGCCAAGGCGACCACTTCGTGCCGCCGGAGGTCCCCCCGATGCAGCGCCCCCGACCAGCCGATGCCACACCGGAATCGATTCGCAATCGCATTGACACGCGTGGTCGATTGCCGGTGCTGAAGATGCAGTGA
- a CDS encoding FHA domain-containing protein, whose product MSAEDAPQFAGAFGQLTPLGGGDPIPLVKDKLLFGRRRHCDICLDFSNVSSQHCRMTLEQGYWFIRDLNSRNGTKVDGRTIMRKRADPNCKISIAKHHYTLEYEPQLLGAYGPPPADDDYIEEVMKSSLMDRAGISRRDPKKGFFNRKSED is encoded by the coding sequence ATGAGTGCGGAAGACGCCCCCCAATTTGCTGGTGCCTTTGGTCAACTGACGCCTTTGGGCGGCGGCGACCCGATCCCACTGGTCAAGGACAAATTGCTTTTCGGCCGCCGGCGACATTGCGATATCTGCTTGGACTTCTCCAACGTGTCCAGCCAACATTGCCGAATGACCTTGGAACAGGGTTATTGGTTCATCCGTGACCTGAATAGCCGCAACGGAACCAAGGTCGACGGTCGTACGATCATGCGCAAGCGGGCGGACCCCAACTGCAAAATCTCGATCGCGAAGCACCACTACACGTTGGAATACGAACCGCAATTGTTGGGAGCTTACGGCCCACCACCTGCGGATGACGATTACATCGAAGAAGTGATGAAGAGCTCGCTGATGGATCGAGCTGGGATCAGTCGGCGGGATCCCAAGAAGGGGTTCTTCAACCGAAAATCGGAAGACTGA
- a CDS encoding thioredoxin family protein, whose protein sequence is MLSLFLGLTIAMATNGSVTTEVTHHASTQTPDQNYTLAYKKSVEEDKPLMVVVGAPWCPACETLKKTTIANMQNSGELDGVSVALVNRDAEPELAETLMEGEKMIPQIILYSKTADGRWSRRKLTGYQPVQPVRSLIKRVTATLGRG, encoded by the coding sequence ATGCTGTCACTGTTCTTGGGTCTCACAATCGCTATGGCGACCAACGGCTCTGTTACGACCGAGGTCACCCATCATGCGTCCACACAGACGCCAGACCAGAACTACACACTCGCCTACAAAAAGTCGGTCGAGGAAGACAAACCACTGATGGTCGTGGTCGGAGCACCGTGGTGCCCCGCTTGCGAAACATTGAAGAAAACAACCATCGCCAACATGCAAAACAGTGGTGAACTCGACGGAGTCAGTGTTGCTTTGGTCAACCGCGATGCGGAACCAGAACTCGCCGAAACGTTGATGGAAGGCGAAAAGATGATCCCGCAGATCATCCTTTACAGCAAAACGGCAGACGGCCGTTGGAGTCGCCGCAAATTGACCGGATACCAACCGGTTCAACCAGTTCGCTCACTGATCAAACGAGTCACCGCCACCTTGGGTCGCGGTTGA
- a CDS encoding apolipoprotein acyltransferase: MQPPPVPAVPPDHPGLEALLRRMGEAVGIMDDTVFENDKFLGFFQSFRPDGRGLDGVFDELDGGSELRQRLENLFEIAGDDRRPQGGRDAFFVVRSPDPIDPAVVESKAVEWTGRMAELAEKLGDPKAAERLRSITKHRVLEGIPPKHPRQDHEKTELLKTFQNVVEHLVTRISTPEPFAESLRAPFYFISCDAGVRDHLMWPLYRDHMAASFVGVDQGEVEEPFQPYFDLWSHGVKFRVYQEKQVDWYMPRL; this comes from the coding sequence ATGCAACCGCCCCCAGTCCCGGCCGTTCCCCCTGACCACCCTGGCCTCGAAGCGCTGCTTCGGCGGATGGGGGAAGCCGTCGGGATCATGGACGACACGGTTTTTGAGAACGACAAGTTCCTCGGTTTTTTTCAGTCGTTTCGTCCCGATGGACGTGGCTTGGACGGCGTCTTTGACGAGCTGGATGGCGGGTCCGAGCTGCGCCAGCGACTTGAAAACCTGTTTGAAATCGCCGGGGATGACCGCCGGCCTCAAGGCGGTCGCGACGCGTTCTTCGTGGTTCGGTCGCCGGATCCGATCGATCCAGCGGTGGTCGAATCCAAGGCGGTGGAGTGGACGGGACGCATGGCCGAATTGGCCGAGAAGTTGGGGGATCCCAAGGCGGCGGAACGCCTGCGGTCCATCACCAAGCACCGGGTTTTGGAAGGCATTCCCCCCAAGCACCCTCGGCAAGATCATGAGAAGACGGAGTTGCTGAAAACGTTCCAGAACGTCGTCGAACATCTGGTCACGCGAATCTCGACCCCGGAACCTTTCGCAGAATCGCTTCGTGCCCCGTTTTACTTCATCAGCTGCGATGCTGGTGTGCGGGATCATTTGATGTGGCCGTTGTACCGGGACCACATGGCGGCGAGTTTTGTCGGTGTGGATCAAGGGGAGGTGGAAGAACCGTTCCAGCCTTACTTTGACCTCTGGTCCCACGGCGTGAAATTTCGCGTCTATCAAGAAAAACAAGTCGACTGGTACATGCCACGTCTATAG